CGACGATATGGGGCACCTGCTTGGGAAGCGATCCGACATAGACCAGCCCGGTAATAGCTGGCATGGCAATGAAAAGCAGAACGGCGAAGGTGGCCAGACGCCAGTTCTTTGCCTGGATCACTGCATCGCCGATCCGGTCATCCCACTCCTGTTTGGCCCGTTTGTAGGGTGTGTCAAGCTCCCCTTTGGAACTCCATGTTCGTGTCGTGCCTTTCATGTTGATTACGGTTGTGATTACAATCGGGGTGTCGCGCTGCCTCCTGACGGCTGCGCCTCTTCGGGGGGATGCATGGCGTGGAGCGCGGTTTTCGCCCACTTTGGTGCTTCTGCTTTCTGATCCGCTTCGCTCCCGCCGCCAGCCACTCCTGAAGTTGCACTTGCCGGACTGCTTGCAGCGGCTGAGGGATTCGATGGCCCGGCAGGTGCTGGCCCGCTGGCCACGGCAGCGCCACCTCCTCCGGTACTCCCACTGGACATGCTCGAACCGGTCAGATGCATGGCTGCGCCAATCTTTCCAGCACCCTCGACCGCCATTTTGGTCAACCCGTAAGCCCCCATTCCGGCAAGCGCGACGCCTGTGCCGCCAACGAGGGCATTCTGGACGGCCGTACCGGCGCTCAGGCTCGGACTGCCCGCGAGCAGACCAGCAGCAATACCGGGAGCGTTCCATGCAAGGAACGCCACTGCGCCAACCGTCAAGAGAGCGCTCCAGATTTCCGTGAAGGTCAACCCGGATGAAAAGGTGAGCGTGGAAAGCGTCGGTTCGATCACGGCCATGATGAAAGCGAGAACCATCAGCTTGATACCCGATGAAACGATGGCACCAATGGCTTTTTCAGCCAGAAACTTTGTCTGTTCGAGAAAGCCGAACGGCAGAAAGATTCCAACCACAGCCGCCAGCAGGTTGAATTCGAGCACCGCGTAGAAAATCTGCCAGGCAATGAGGATGTAGGCAAGCATGATGCCGATGTAGGTGAGCGCGAGAATGATGCCATTGACGATCTCCGTAATGCCGATCGTGCTCATCTTGTCAACCAGCGGCGCTGTGGTGGTCAGACCATACTCGATGATCTTCGAGGGATCGAACAGGCTTGGCCCGCCACCGCCACCGGCAAGCTGGCCAGCATGAATGAGCGACTTCACAAAGGCATCGGCCAGCGTCGGGAAAGAGCGCACGATCCACATCCAGATGCCGAGATAGAGAATCTTTTTCATGACGCCCACCAGCTGCTCACCACCGCCGAGCGCCCACCAGAGGCCGAGCATCACGATCTCGATGCCGAGCAGCGCTCCGGTCAGCCAGTTGATGGCTGGTTGCAGGTTCGACCATCCAGCTCCGAAAACCGTGAGGAAGTGGTTCAGGGTCTGGGTAAGAATACCGGGATTCATAGGTCAGCTATCCAACTACTTCTTGAGCGGCGGCATGTTCTT
This genomic window from Chlorobaculum limnaeum contains:
- a CDS encoding type IV secretion system protein, which translates into the protein MNPGILTQTLNHFLTVFGAGWSNLQPAINWLTGALLGIEIVMLGLWWALGGGEQLVGVMKKILYLGIWMWIVRSFPTLADAFVKSLIHAGQLAGGGGGPSLFDPSKIIEYGLTTTAPLVDKMSTIGITEIVNGIILALTYIGIMLAYILIAWQIFYAVLEFNLLAAVVGIFLPFGFLEQTKFLAEKAIGAIVSSGIKLMVLAFIMAVIEPTLSTLTFSSGLTFTEIWSALLTVGAVAFLAWNAPGIAAGLLAGSPSLSAGTAVQNALVGGTGVALAGMGAYGLTKMAVEGAGKIGAAMHLTGSSMSSGSTGGGGAAVASGPAPAGPSNPSAAASSPASATSGVAGGGSEADQKAEAPKWAKTALHAMHPPEEAQPSGGSATPRL